GAGGCGATCTGGTAGGCCGGATCTGACGGTCCCTGAACTCCGGTCTGTGAGACGGGAGTTCAGGGCATCGTTACGACCGGAGGTCAGTGGCGGTTGCGGCCGGCGAACCAGGCGAGCGACCAGGCCGCCAGAGCCGCCACGACAAGGCCGAGTACGGAGAGCCACTCGGTCCCGTAGTGGCTGCCCCACCAGGTCTTGGCCGGGAAGAACGGATCGGCCTTCAGCAGGAATTCGACGGCATGCGCCCCGCCGCGCTCGGCGACGACGAGCGGTACGGAGTTGGCGAAGCCGAAGAACGCGCCGAGCGGCGCGATGACGGCCGCGCCGATCCGGGCACCGTTGCTGCGACGGCCCACCAGGCCCGCGAGAAGGCCGACGGCAGCGCCGTTGAGCAGGGCGTGCACCAGATAGAGCGCGTGCCGCGTGCTCTCGGACTGGTGCCGGTAGGTGGCGAAAATGATGCCGGTGTAGATCGCCGAGACGATGAACGAGACGATCAGTCCGAGCGCGACCGCGCCGACCGGGTTGCCGCGCCTCGGCTGTTGCGTCAACGGCGGTGCGGGGTAAGCCGGGTACGGCTGGCCGGGCGGCATCGGCGGCCGGCCCGGGTAGGCGGGCGGGGGACCGAATCCGGACGGCGGTTCGGGTATCAGGGCCTGGTTGTACGGGTTGAACTGCGGTGGCTGGGCCTGCGGTTGGCTCATCGATCCCCCGGGCGGTGAAGTCTGCTGGAGGGGCGAGGGTATCAACGCCGTAGGCGGGGCGTTGCTTGCTGCCATGCGGGAGCCCGGCCGAGCACCGGTAGGTCCTACTCCTCCGGCTCCCAGGCGCGGAGTACGTCGATCAGACCGGCGTCGCCGTCGATCCGCAGGGAGTCCGCCGGGAGGCGGTCGTACATGAAGAGGACCAGCTCACTGGCCGTGCCGTGGACGGCGGCGCCGACTGCGTCCAGGTCGTCGTCGGCTGTGGTGGCGGGCGCGGGGAGACGGGTGAAACGTGCGCCGGCGCCGTCGACCGTGAGGCGCCAGGAGCGGCCCTCGGTGGCGTGGAAGTCGAAGGCGGTGGGCTTGTGCGGCCAGGCGCTCGGCGTTGCGCAGCAGGTGGAGAGGAACTCCTCGGCACCGTCGAGTGCCACCTCGGTCGGCAGTGGTTGCGCGGCACCCACGGTGACCTGAGCGTCGTAGGTGTGCATCGCGATCTCGTGGAGCTGGTGCCGGGCGACGGCACCGCAGGTCTGCGGCGACTGCGACATGTCCCACCAGGTCCAGCAACCCCGATCCGGGCCGGCCGCCCGCAGGGCGTCCAGCATCTCCTGAGCTGACTCGGCCAACCAGCTCAGCTGGGCCTCGCGCTCCGCGGGCATGGTCGGTGCGGCCTCCGGTGTGGCCTTGGTGGTGGCGGCAGGTCCTGCGGCGACGGTGGCGGCCCAGGCGCGGCGTCCCTCGCCCAGGTGCCGCACCAGATCGAGCAACGTCCAGTCGGGGCAGGTCGGCACCTGCACGTCGAGGCTGGGCGCGGAGGCGACCGCGGCGCGGAAGGCGGTCGACCGTTCGTCGATCAGGCGCAGCAGGTCAGGGAAGTTCAGAGTCTGTTCCACGTGGGGTTTCTATCACCGGGCTTCGGCGATCGCATGCGATTTACCCGGCCGGTGCGAGGGGTACGCGGCACGGGCGGTCGCTGACAGGGCGTCAGGTCCAGTTGCACTGGTGGAAGGGGGCGGTGAGCGGATTGAGGGCGTAGTCCCAGGGCAAGTTCGCGGCCGCCGTCACCCTGTGAGCTGGAACACAGTTGAGGTTGACCTTGGGTCAGGCTGGAAGCTCGTCGCAACGGCCCGACGCCGACGCGGGCAGCAGATCTGAAGGAGCAACATGTCCATCAACCTTCCCGGTCGGAAGCAGGATCGCCCGGAGCTGCAGAAGGCGATCGAGGAGGTCGTCGAGGGCGGCGTTCTCGGGGTGCAGTTGCGGGTGAACGACGAGCAGGGTGAGTGGGTCGGCAGCGCCGGGGCACGCGAACTCGGCCGGAGCGCCGAGCCGCTGACCGACGGACACTTCCGCATCGGCAGCAGCACCAAGAGCTTCGTCGCGACATCGGTGCTCATGCTGGTGGCCGAGGGCAGGATCGGCCTGGACGCCCCGGCCGGTGACTATCTGCCAGGGTTCGGGCTGGACCGGCGGATCACGGTGCGGATGCTGCTGCAGCACACCAGCGGGATCTTCAGTCACACCGGCGAGCTTCACGAGGACGGGACGGTCGTTCCGGGCGTCCCCTGGCGGGGCAAGGAGTGGGTGGACAGGCGATTCCACACCTACCTGCCCGAGGAGCTGGTGCGGCTGTCGCTGTCCAAGCCGGCGCGGTTCGCGCCGGGGTCGGGCTGGAGCTACTCCAACACCAACTACGTGCTGGCCCGGCTGGTGATCGAGAGCGTCACCGGCCGGTCGTTCGCCGAGGAGCTGCAGAGGCTGATCCTGGGGCCGTTGGGGCTGACCGGCACCGTGGCGCCGGGCACCTCGCCGGAGGTGCCCGCGCCGCACAACCACGGCTACTACCGCTACCAGGACACCGAGCAGGAGAAGACGATCGACGTCACCCGCCACAACCCCTCCTGGGTCGCGGCCGGTGGCGACATGATCTCGACCACCCAGGACCTGCACACGTACTTCTCCGCGCTGATGGGCGGCAGGCTCCTGCCGGCCGGACTGCTGGCCGAGATGCGTACCCCGGAGGCGACGATCGGCTACGGCCTGGGGGTGTTCGCCCAGGACCTGGGTTCGGGCGGCGGCACCGTGTTCCACCACAACGGCGCCACCATCGGCTCGGCGGCGCTGATGTACGGCACGCCCGACGGGCGCACGACCATGACCGCCGGGCTGACCTACGTGGACGATGCCGACATGTCCATAGCGTCGGCATTCCAGACCGCCCAACAGCGGCTCGTCAGCGAGGTGTTCGGCGGTGGGCAGGCCGATCCGGCGCGGCCGACGGGCTGAACGCCCGGGGCCCGTACGCTTCGACGGCCGACCCCCATCCGGTCGTGGGTCGGACAGAACGCGAACCGGGGCCGCGCCGGCCGGACGGGCTCGGCGCGGCCCCTTCCCCTGCTCGGCCACGCTGTGCGTCGTGGCCGAGCCCGAGCACGAGGCAGGCTGAGCGGATGACGAGCGGGGTCACGATCGGACAGGCGGCGGCGTTCGTCGGCGTCACGGTGAAGACGGTGCGGCACTACCACCAGCACGGGCTGGTCGACGAGCCGCGGCGCGACGCCTCCGGCTACCGGCGGTACGGATCGGAGCAGCTGCTGCGGCTGGTGCAGGTCCGGACGCTGGCCGCCGCCGGGGTGCCGCTGGCCGGGATCGGCCCGATGCTCGACGCCGACGCGGGCCAGTTCGCCAACGCCCTCGCCGACGTCGCGCAGCAGCTCACCGAACGGATCGCGGACCTGACCGCGCGCCTCGACCTCCTGCACCGGCTCGCCGAAGGCGACCGGGCCCTGCTGCCCGAGCGCGCCTGCGCGATCCTGGACCGGATGCCCGGCCTCGGCTTCGGCCCCGACTACGTGGCCGCGCAGCGCGAGGCGCTGGTACTGGCCAGGGTGCTGGTGCCGGAGGGCTTCGACGGCTTCCTGTCCCAGCTCGAACACCGGCTGGAGGACCCCGAGTACATCGATCTGGCCAAGCGCGGCCAAGAGGCCGAGACCTGGGAACCGGACGACCCGAGGATCGAAGAACTCGCGACCGCCATGGCCGACCACTACCTCGCCAACCCCGCACTGCTGGGAAACCCCACCAGCCAGCGGGCCTGGAACAAGGCCTCCACCCAATACCGGCTGATCAACAACCACCGCGGGGACCAGGCCCCGGTCTCAGCCCGCCTGACCGCGCTCACCGAGGCCAGACTCCGCTCCGCAGGCGTACCCATCCCACGCCAATGACGGAAGCCTTGCGATGCGGGGTCCGGGCCGGGCCGGGTGGACGTAGCGAAACCCGCTGGTAGGTGGGCATGGCAGGCCCGTAGAATCCCGTGCTCGTGACCGAGATCAGTACCGTCCCGAGCAACATACCCGCCGCGCCCGACCGTTCGCCGCCGGCTGCGGACGCCGAACTGATCGGCGCCGCCGTGGCCGCTGCGGGCCGGGGCCTGGTCGACCGGGAGACGGTGGCCGAGGTGGTGATGCTCTGCGCGGTCGCGGGGGAGCACCTGTTGGTGGTCGGTGCGCCTGGCACCGGGAAGTCCGAGGCCGTGCGCCGGATGGCCGGGCAGCTCGGGGGGCGCTACTTCGAGTACCTGCTCGGCCGGTTCACCGAGCCGAACGAGCTGTTCGGGCCGGTGGACCTGCGCGGGCTGCGGGAGGGGCGGGTCGAGTTCGAGACGGCCGGGATGCTCCCGGAGGCCGAGATCGCCTTCCTGGACGAGGTCTTCCTCGGTTCCACGGCGGTGCTGAACACCCTGCTCGGACTGCTCAACGAACGGGTTTTCCGCCGGGGCAGGACCGTCCTCGCCAGCCCGTTGCGGATCTGCGTGGGTGCCGCCAACCACCTGCCCGAGGACCCGGCGCTGGCCGCCTTCGCGGACCGCTTCCTGGCCCGGGTCTTCGTCGAGCCGGTGGCCGACGCCCGGTTGGAGGAGCTGCTGGAGGCCGGCCGTCGCCCCGCCGCCGGGCCCGCGGCCCACGGCGCCCCCGGAGAGATCCTTGCCGCCGTGGACCGGCTGGCCGCCGCCGCCCGCGCCTGCGACCTCGACGAGGTCACCCCGCTGGTCGGGACGGCGCTGCGCCGACTGCGCGGCGCCGGGGTGCCGGTCAGCGACCGCCGGGCGGTGCGTTCGCAGAAACTCGTCGCCGCCGCTGCCGTGCTGGACGGCCGGACGGTCGCCTCCGCGCGCGACCTCTGGGTGCTGCCGCTGGTCGCCCCGACCGCCGACACCCAGGCGCTGGCCCGGGACACCCTCGCCGATCTGGTGGAGAAGTCCGCCAACCGCAGCCTGGTGCACGCCGCCGAGGAGCTCTCCCGCAGCACGGCCGCCCGCGCCGAGCGGCTGGCCCACACCGGCACCGCGCTGCTCGCCGAGCACCAGGGCCTCCCCGAGGGGCGGGACTCGCGGCTGCGGCTGGAGGCCGCCCTGCGCGAGATCGACGCGGGCTTCGACCCGGCCGACCTGCCGGCCGCGCTGGCCGGGATACGGGCCGAGCTGGTCGCGGCGGTCACTCCCTCGTGACCCTCGCCCAGCCGTCCCCGCACACGCCCGGCCCACACTCGCCCGGCCCGTCCTTCCCGCTCCGCTGGGAGCGCCGCGAGCCGCCGCTGCCGGCCGTCGCCGTCCTGGCGGTCGGCGCCGCGGTGCCCGGCCTGGCCCTCGCGGCCCGGGAACGGGTCCGTGCCGGGGCCCGCCTCGCCGTGCTCGCCGAGGACGGTCCGGGCCTGCCCGTCGCCGACCGGGTGCTGCTCGTCCTCGGCGCGGAGCAGGACCTGCCGTGGGCGGACGGTGCCCGCTACCTGGGCCGCGACGCGGGCCTGCTGACGCCCACCATCGCCCGCCCCGAGCCCGCCACCGCGCTCTGGCGCCGGGCGCTCGGCGCGGCGGAGGGCCAGCTGTGCGTGCTCGTCCCCGGCCGTGCGCTGGTCGCCGACCCGCCGGTGCCGCTCACCTCCGGAGAGGCGCTGGATCCGTTCGTTCAGCCGACGGGCGCCGCTCCCGACGGCGGAGCGGACGGCACGTCATGACCCGGACGAAGCTGTATTTCACCGCACAACTCCGGCCCAGCAACGTGCACTTGGTGAGTGACTCCCGCTGGAGGGCGAGCCGGTGACGACCTCCCGCCTGCCCGCCGCCCTCGCCCCGTGGGCCGGCACCCTCTCGGTGATCTCGCCCGAACTCGCCGTCGCCCTGGGCCCGTTGCTGCGCCGCCTGGACGCCCTGATCGGCGATCGCGAGCCGGTGGCGGACGTCCACGGTGACCCTGACGGTCTCGGCGGGCTCGCCCGCTCGGGGCGGCCGGACCAGCTGCTGCCGTCCGAGTGGCTGCTCGCGGACGAGTACCCCGAGGAGTTCCTGCGCCGCCTGGTGGACGGTGAACTGCTGCACCTGGCACCGGAGTTCAGTACGCCGACGGTGCGCGGCCGGCTGGTCGCGCTGGTCGACGCGGGCCCCGCCCAGGCAGGTGCCGGGCGGCTGGTCCAGCTCGCCGCGCTGCTCGTCCTGCACCGCCGGGCGGCCGCGCGCGGCACCGAACTGGTCGTCGGCGTGCTCGGCGACCCGTCGGGGCACCCGCTGACCGGTGACCTGGCCGAGCTGCTGCCGGCCTGGCTGGCCGCCCGTCGGCCCGTCGACCCGACGCCCGCGGACGTGGAACGCGCTCTGGCGGACCTGGACGCCGCCGACCGGGCCTGGCTGCTGACCTCGCCCCGGCTGGCCGAACGGATCCCGCCCCGCCCCGGGGTCCTGACCAGCGAGCCCGCCCGCTGGTCCGCCGACGGCGCGGGCCACGTGCTGGTCAGGCTCGACGGCGCTACGGCCGAACTCCCGCTGCCCGCAAGCCCGATCGCGGTCCGGACCCTGCGCGGCGCGGAGTTCCGCCGGGGCGCCCCGGTCGCTGTCGCCGCACCGGCCGAGGACGCCCGGGAAGCGGAGCACCCGACCCTGCCCGCCTTCACCAGCGACGCCCGGACCCTGCTGGCCCGGGGCGCGCAGCCCGCCACCCTGCTCGCCGTCAACCTGCCGAACCCCGACGGCAACCGCACCAGCGTCCTGCGGATGCGCCGCCACGACCTGCCCGGGCCGGTGCTCGCCGCCGGTCGGACCGGCCGCCGCCTGATCGCCCTGTGCGTCGAGGGCGACCGGCTCACCGCCCAGGTGATCGGCCGTCAGATCGGTGACCCCGGCGCGTACTCCGCCGAGCTCGCGGCCTTCGGCGTCGAACCCGCCCAGCTGGAAGAGCTGTTGGCCGGTCCGGTGCTGCCGCTGCTGCGCCGGAGCGAGGACCTGGAGCTCCCGCTGGCCGGCCGCTGGTGGCGGATCCGACCGGACGGCAGCGTCGCCGACGACGGCCCGGTCGGCTGGGGGACGCGCGACCGTACGCCCTTCAACCGGCTCCGCGAGCCGCGGCTGTTCGACGGCCGGGTGCACGAGGAGGCGCGCGGCGTCCACCACTTCCTGCACAGCGGCGGCTCGCAGGCCTGGTCGCGCGACGGCCGGACCTGGGAGGTGCGCACCGCGCAGGGCTCCGCGAGTCGCATCGCCTTCCGCGAGCAGGCCGAGGTGATCGGCCTCGTCCACGGGCAGCAACTCGCGCTGATCACCGTCAGCCGCAGCGGCCAGCTGGTCCGTAGCCTGCGTGCCGACGGCACGCGGACGCTGACCCGCTTCTCCGGCGGCACGGGCCCGCCCGCCGTGCACCCCAGCAGGCCGCTGATCGCCGCCGAGACCCGGCCGGGCCGGATCGTGGTCGGCGACGCGAACACCGGCCGCATCCAGTTCCTGATCGGGGGCACCGAGTGAGCACCACCCCGGACGCGGCGTTCCGCGCCGCCGTCACCGCCACCGGGTTCGTCCTCGACGTACCCGTGATCGGTGCGGCCGAGGCCGCCGAGCGTGTGGTCGAGTCCTGGCAGGACGGCGCCGAGCTGCGCCGACTGCCGGACGGCCGCTGGCTGTTCACCCTGGCGGCCGCCGTGCGGATCCGGACCGACCGGGCGCCCGGGCTCCCCGTGGTGCGCACGGCCACGGGAGGGTCGGCCGCCCTGGGGGCCGACGCCCCCCTGGTGACGGCCGGTCAACTCGCGCTCGCCTCAGGCGGCTTGACGACCGTTCAGCCGATCGCGGGGCTGGCGGAGGTGGACCCGTCCGGCTGGCTCGACCTCTCCGGGCTCACGGTGCACCGCCCACGGCCGGTCGGCGCCGCCGCGCCCGAGGCCGCTCCGGTGGTCGAGGCCCTGCCGGAGCAGCCGCGCCCCGACCTGCGCGCGGCGGCCGGCATCGCGCCCCCGTCGGAGCGGGCCCGGCAGCTCAGCGAGGACGCCCCGGCGGCCTCCCGTCGTGGGTGGCACCGGTTCCGGCCGCGACTGCCCCGGCCTGTACCGGTCGGGCCGCTCGCGGTCTGCGCCGGTGTGCTCCTGGTGTGCGTCCTGGTGGTGACCACCTGGAACACCCGGCTGGTCCCCGGGCTCGACCTCCCGGGCTGGGGGCTCGGGCTGGTGATCGCCGCCGCCGTGGCGGCAGCCCGCGCCCGCAAGCACGTCGAGACCACCGAGGCCGCTCGGGCTGCGGCCGGCTCCGTCGGGGCGCCGGGCCGCCGCGCGCAAATCCGCCGGCGGTCGTTCGGTTCCCTGCGGGCCCGGCTGACGAGGCGTAGGACAGGCGACCCGGTCCAGGGCGCCGCCGCCGGAGCGTCCAGCCGTCCGAAGACCCGTCGGCCGCTGTTCGCCCCGCTGCTGGCCCGCCTGACGATGCGTACGGCGGGCAACCTGGTCCGCGGCCGGCACGCGCGCTACCTGCGTGAGCTGACCAGGGCGTTCGAGCAGCGCCAGTGGGAGGACGCGCTGCGGGACGCGATCCGGCTGGCGGGCGAGCGGCCGGCCGACCAGGAGTCCTGGCTCACCCTCGGCCTGCCCCGCCGCCACACCGGCGAGCTGCGCGCCACGCCCCGGGCCGGCGACTCGGCTGCCTCGTCCCCGCTCTCCGGCCCGAGCGTGCACCAGCACCTCGCCGCGCTCTACCGCAGCGCCGCCGAGGACCTGGAGCGCGCGGGCCGGATCGACGAGGCCGCCTTCGTCCTCGCCGACCTGCTGGACGCCCCGGCCGAGGCGGTCGCGCTGCTGGCCCGGCACGGCCGGTCCGCAGCGGCGGCCGAGCTGGCGGAGGGCCGAGAGCTGGCCGCCGACCTGGTGGTCCGGCTCTGGTGGCAGGCGGGCGAGCGCGAGCGCGCCGTCCGGACGGCACACCGCCGGGGTGCCTTCGCCCTGGCTGTCGAACGCCTCTCGGCCGAAGACCCGGACGCCGCACGCGAGTTGCGTACCGCCTGGGCCGCGCACCGAAGGGAGTCCGGTGACCGGCTGGGCGCTGCCGAGGTCCTCTGGCCGGACGTGTCGCTGCGTCGCTCGGCGGCCGCCGACCTGCGGGACGCGGTCGCCCTCGGCGGGGCGACCCGCAGCCGCGCGCTGCCGTACCTGCTGGCGCTCGGCGCGGGGGACGCGACCCGCGGGCTCGCCCTGGCCCTCCTCGACAGCGAGGGCGACCCGGCCGTCACCGGACGGTCGGTGCTGGCCGCCGGGCTGGCCCGACTCCCCGCCGCCGACCCGGCCGCGGACCGCGAACTCGCCACGGCGGCGGCCCGCGCGGTGGTCCGGGACGGCGGCTTCGGCGGCGACCTCACCGAGCGGGACGGGCGCTCCGCCCACCAGAAGCTGCTGGGCCGGGCCGACCCGCTGGTGGCGGCCGACCTCGCCAAGCCACGCCCGCCGACCCGGAGCGGTGTGCGCGCCACCCCCGTGCACAGCGCCACCGACCGCCCCGGCACGCTGCCGGTGCTGGACGCGGCGGTGCTCGGCTCCGGCGCCGTCCTGGTCGCCTGCGGCCAGGCGGGCGTCCGCCTGCTGACCTCCGACGGCCGCACCAAGGCCCAATGGGACGTGCCCGCCGACCAGTTGGTGCTCGCCGACCACGGCGGCTCCGCACTCCTGGTGGCGGGCTACGGACAGACCAAGGAGATCACCCGGCTGGATCTCGCCACCCGCACCGTCCGCCCCTGGACGACGCTGCGCACCCAGCAGATCGCCGGCTCCTACGACGGCCGTCACCTGATCACGGGCGACGGCGAGGGCATCGTGGTGCTGGACACCCTCGCCGCCGGGCCCACCGTGGTCTGGCGCGAACTCGGCGGCCGCGAGCGGCTGGTGGGCACCGTCGCCCGCGCGGCCGACCGCTGTGCGGCCGTCGTGGTCTCGCCGCTGCCCGACGGCTCACCGATGTTCGAGCTCTGGCGCTGGGACCTGCCCGGCTGGGAGCTGCGCTCCCGGATGCGGCTGGACGCGTTCCACCCCGACCACTCCGTGGCGCTCACGGGTGGGCTGCTCGCCGCCGTACCGCAGGCGGCTGACGGGGCGTCCGGGGCTGACGGCGCGTCCGGAGCTGACGAGGTGTCGACCCGGATCACCCTGGACCTGGTCACCGGGCGCCCGACCGTGCCCGAGCACGGGGTCGCGGGCCTCGCGCCGTCGGGCCCGGTCGGCGACGGCGAGCACTGGGCGCTCCCGGTGCCCGACCCGGCCGGTACCGGGTTCCTGCTGCACACGGGCAGCGGAGCGAGCCCGGTCCCGACGGCCATCGTCCTGTTCCCGGGGGCCGATCTCCGCCACGCCCCGGGCCTGCGGCGGCACGCCCACGCGGTCACCTACCGGCACCGCTCCGGCCGCGTCCTCGCCACCACTCCGGACGGCGCCACCGTGCTCGCCAACCTGCGCGTCACCGGCAGCCGCTGACCGGGCCGCCCGGTCAGACGGCGGAGGGCGCGATCCGAGAGGCCGGCAGGAGCGAGGCGGCCGTGCCCGTACCGGAAAGGGTGTCGGCGTCGCCGATGGGCAGGACCCCGGTGACGCTGTCGACCGTGGTGGCGCCGACCGGCTCTGTGGTCTCGGCGGTGGCGTGGGCATGGGCCGCATGGGGTGCGGTCAGGGAGAGGGCGACGCCGGTGGCGAGGGATGCGGCGGCGAGCAGGCTGCGCTTCTTCATACCCGGTTCAACGCCTGAGCGCCGCGGGGGGCACGGGTGATTCGGCAGTGCGTACGTCAGGGCAGACGAACGCCCGCTCTGCCCGTCCTCCCACGGGCAGAGCGGGCGGCCGGCCCCGGTCAGGCGCCGACGTACGCCGCGAGGTGTTCGCCGGTGAGGGTGGAGCGGGCGGCGACCAGGTCGGCCGGGGTGCCCTCGAAGACGATCCGGCCGCCGTCGTGGCCGGCGCCGGGGCCGAGGTCGATGATCCAGTCGGCGTGGGCCATGACCGCCTGGTGGTGCTCGATGACGATGACCGACCTGCCGGAGTCGACCATCCGGTCGAGCAGGCCGAGCAGGTGCTCGACGTCGGCGAGGTGGAGGCCGGTGGTCGGTTCGTCGAGGACGTAGACCACGCCCTTCTCGGCCATGTGGGTGGCCAGCTTGACCCGTTGCCGCTCGCCGCCGGAGAGGGTGGGGAGCGGCTGGCCGAGGGTGAGGTAGCCGAGTCCGACGTCCACGAGCCGCTGGAGGATGGCGTGCGCGGCCGGCGTCCGCGCCTCGCCGCTGCCGAAGAACTCCTCGGCCTCGGTCACCGACATCGCGAGCACCTCGCTGATGTCGCGCCCACCGAGGCGGTGCTCCAGCACCGAGGCGTCGAACCGCTTGCCCTCGCACTCCTCGCAGGTGGTCGCGACGCCCGCCATCATCCCCAGGTCGGTGTAGATGACACCGGCGCCGTTGCAGTTGGGGCAGGCGCCCTCGGAGTTGGCGCTGAACAGCGCCGGCTTCACCCCGTTGGCCTTCGCGAACGCCTTGCGGATCGGCTCCAGCAGCCCGGTGTACGTGGCCGGGTTGCTCCGTCGCGAGCCGCGGATCGCACCCTGGTCGATCGACACCACGCCCGCGCCCTTGGGGATCGAGCCGTGCACGAGTGAGCTCTTGCCGGAGCCCGCCACGCCGGTGATGACGGTCAGCACCCCGAGCGGGATGTCGACGTCGACCTCGTGCAGGTTGTTCGCCGTCGCGCCGCGGATCTCCAGCGCGCCGGTGGGCTTGCGCACCGTCTCCTTGACGGCGGCCCGGTCGTCGAGGTGACGGCCGGTCAGGGTACCGGCCGAGCGCAGCTCCTCGACGGTGCCCTCGAAGCAGACGGTGCCGCCCGCCGTACCGGCGCCGGGGCCGAGGTCGACCACGTGGTCGGCGATCGCGATCGCCTCCGGCTTGTGCTCCACGACCAGCACCGTGTTGCCCTTGTCCCGAAGCCGCAGCAGCAGGTCGTTCATCCGCTGGATGTCGTGCGGGTGCAGACCGATGGTGGGCTCGTCGAAGACGTAGGTGGTGTCGGTGAGCGAGGAGCCGAGGTGACGGATCATCTTGACGCGCTGCGCCTCGCCGCCCGACAGCGTGCCGGCCGGCCGGTCGAGCGAGAGGTAGCCGAGGCCGATCTCGACGAAGGAGTCGAGGGTCTGCCGGAGCGCGAGGAGCAGCGGCGCCACTGACGGATCGTCGAGGCCGCTGACCCACTTCGCCAGGTCGCTGATCTGCATCCGGCAGGCGTCGGCGATGCTGATCCGCTGGATCTTCGAGGACCGGGCGCCCGCGCTGAGCCGGGTGCCCTCGCAGTCGGGGCAGGTGGTGAAGGTGACCGCCCGGTCCACGAACTCCCGGATGTGCGGCTGCATCCCCTCCCGGTCCTTGGCCAGGAAGGACTTCTGGATCCGCGGGATCAGCCCCTCGTAGGTCATGTTGATGCCCGCGATCTTCATCTTGGTCGGCTCGCGGTGCAGGAAGTCCTGCAGTTCCTTCTTGGTGAACTTGCGGATCGGCTTGTCGGAGGCGAAGAAGCCCGACTCGCTGTAGAGCCGGTAGTTCCAGCCGCCGGCCTTGTAGCCGGGGATGGTCAGCGCGCCCTCGTCGAGCGACTTGGAGTCGTCGTACAGCTGGGTGAGGTCGACGTCGGAGACCGAGCCTCGGCCTTCGCAGCGCGGGCACATGCCGCCGGTGACGGTGAAGCTGCGGCGCTCCTTGACGGTCTGTCCGGCGCGCTCGGTGGTGATCGCGCCCGCTCCGCTGACCGAGGCGACGTTGAAGGAGAACGCCTGGGGCGAGCCGATGTGCGGCTTCCCGAGCCGGCTGAACAGGATGCGCAGCATCGCGTTGGCGTCGGTGGCGGTGCCGACCGTGGAGCGGGGGTCCGCGCCCAGCCGCTCCTGGTCGACGATGATCGCGGTGGTCAGCCCTTCGAGCACGTCCACGTCGGGCCGGGCCAGGGTCGGCATGAAGTTCTGCACGAAGGCGCTGTAGGTCTCGTTGATCAGCCGCTGCGACTCGGCGGCGATGGTGCCGAACACCAGGGAGCTCTTGCCCGAGCCCGAGACCCCGGTGAACACCGTGAGCCGGCGCTTGGGGATCTCGATGCTGACGTCCTTGAGATTGTTCACGCGCGCGCCGTGCACGCGGATCAGATCGTGGCTGTCGGCGACGTGCGGTGCGGACGCCTGCGGGTCCGTCCGCTTGGCCCTGCTCATGGTGTCTCCATCCGTCTCAGGCGGGACCGCCCCCGCGGTCTCCGTCACTGTCGCGCTCGGCGCGGTGACCAAGGTATCCAAGCCGGTCCGGCCCGGGGTGGCAGCGGCTCGCGCGGCGGACCCCGGCCGAGGAGTCGGGCCGGGGTCCGCCGCGGGATGCCGGGGGCTGCTGGTCGGGGCTGCTACTTGCGGGGCTGACTGAACCGCAGCATGTTGCCGGCCGGGTCGCGGAAGG
This genomic interval from Kitasatospora gansuensis contains the following:
- a CDS encoding maleylpyruvate isomerase family mycothiol-dependent enzyme, whose amino-acid sequence is MEQTLNFPDLLRLIDERSTAFRAAVASAPSLDVQVPTCPDWTLLDLVRHLGEGRRAWAATVAAGPAATTKATPEAAPTMPAEREAQLSWLAESAQEMLDALRAAGPDRGCWTWWDMSQSPQTCGAVARHQLHEIAMHTYDAQVTVGAAQPLPTEVALDGAEEFLSTCCATPSAWPHKPTAFDFHATEGRSWRLTVDGAGARFTRLPAPATTADDDLDAVGAAVHGTASELVLFMYDRLPADSLRIDGDAGLIDVLRAWEPEE
- a CDS encoding bpX5 domain-containing protein → MTLAQPSPHTPGPHSPGPSFPLRWERREPPLPAVAVLAVGAAVPGLALAARERVRAGARLAVLAEDGPGLPVADRVLLVLGAEQDLPWADGARYLGRDAGLLTPTIARPEPATALWRRALGAAEGQLCVLVPGRALVADPPVPLTSGEALDPFVQPTGAAPDGGADGTS
- a CDS encoding serine hydrolase domain-containing protein, whose amino-acid sequence is MSINLPGRKQDRPELQKAIEEVVEGGVLGVQLRVNDEQGEWVGSAGARELGRSAEPLTDGHFRIGSSTKSFVATSVLMLVAEGRIGLDAPAGDYLPGFGLDRRITVRMLLQHTSGIFSHTGELHEDGTVVPGVPWRGKEWVDRRFHTYLPEELVRLSLSKPARFAPGSGWSYSNTNYVLARLVIESVTGRSFAEELQRLILGPLGLTGTVAPGTSPEVPAPHNHGYYRYQDTEQEKTIDVTRHNPSWVAAGGDMISTTQDLHTYFSALMGGRLLPAGLLAEMRTPEATIGYGLGVFAQDLGSGGGTVFHHNGATIGSAALMYGTPDGRTTMTAGLTYVDDADMSIASAFQTAQQRLVSEVFGGGQADPARPTG
- a CDS encoding AAA family ATPase, translating into MTEISTVPSNIPAAPDRSPPAADAELIGAAVAAAGRGLVDRETVAEVVMLCAVAGEHLLVVGAPGTGKSEAVRRMAGQLGGRYFEYLLGRFTEPNELFGPVDLRGLREGRVEFETAGMLPEAEIAFLDEVFLGSTAVLNTLLGLLNERVFRRGRTVLASPLRICVGAANHLPEDPALAAFADRFLARVFVEPVADARLEELLEAGRRPAAGPAAHGAPGEILAAVDRLAAAARACDLDEVTPLVGTALRRLRGAGVPVSDRRAVRSQKLVAAAAVLDGRTVASARDLWVLPLVAPTADTQALARDTLADLVEKSANRSLVHAAEELSRSTAARAERLAHTGTALLAEHQGLPEGRDSRLRLEAALREIDAGFDPADLPAALAGIRAELVAAVTPS
- a CDS encoding MerR family transcriptional regulator — its product is MTSGVTIGQAAAFVGVTVKTVRHYHQHGLVDEPRRDASGYRRYGSEQLLRLVQVRTLAAAGVPLAGIGPMLDADAGQFANALADVAQQLTERIADLTARLDLLHRLAEGDRALLPERACAILDRMPGLGFGPDYVAAQREALVLARVLVPEGFDGFLSQLEHRLEDPEYIDLAKRGQEAETWEPDDPRIEELATAMADHYLANPALLGNPTSQRAWNKASTQYRLINNHRGDQAPVSARLTALTEARLRSAGVPIPRQ